In Candidatus Binatia bacterium, the genomic window CTGCGTGGCGTGCGCGATCCCATGGCGTGCCCCGGACACGGCGCGGCCATCGGCGCGTCCGGAGAGCTGCCGAAACACTTCGCCCATGCGGATGAGTCCGGTGCTCATGATGGGATGCGCGCAGAGTGGCCCGCCCGACGGATTGATTGCCGGACGCGGGGATTTCGCCGGGAGTCCCAAGGCGTCGCAGAGGATCAGCTCCTCGGCGGGGTTGGTGGCGGACAGCTCGACGACCTCCACTTCGTGCGCGCCCTTTATCCCCGCCATGGCGCACGCCTGTTCGGCGGCGAGCCGCGCGCTGGCGCTGCGGGAGATGTCGCGTGCGCCGAGCGTCTGCATCTCGGTGCGATGGTCAACGCCGTGAATCCATACGGGACGATCGCACAGTGTCTCCGCCTTCCCATCGGCGGCGACGATCATGCAGGTGGCACTCTCGCCAACCGGCGGCAGGTAGCCGGTGCGCAAGGGCTCGGCCGCCCAGGGCGTGCGCAACAGTTCGTCTGCCGTAGCGGCCTGGCGCACCTGGTTGTCGGGGTTGCGCGCGCCGGCGGTGCGGTTGCGTGCCGCGACAGCGGCCAGATCGCGGTCCGTAGCGCCCGTG contains:
- a CDS encoding lipid-transfer protein produces the protein MSTLRNVAIVGFAQLPVVARDEHRTATEMLYPVVRQALADCGVERDAIDYQIAGSTDYMDGRPFGFVAALDAMGSWPPKQDLHLEMDAAFCAYYVWLRMQAGDCDTALVVGHGKTSEGDPNRVLNLQLDPYYQAAIGLDPTSSAALQASAYMARTGATDRDLAAVAARNRTAGARNPDNQVRQAATADELLRTPWAAEPLRTGYLPPVGESATCMIVAADGKAETLCDRPVWIHGVDHRTEMQTLGARDISRSASARLAAEQACAMAGIKGAHEVEVVELSATNPAEELILCDALGLPAKSPRPAINPSGGPLCAHPIMSTGLIRMGEVFRQLSGRADGRAVSGARHGIAHATQGHCLQHNIVWVLGTERRGA